In the Leptotrichia sp. oral taxon 223 genome, TTTTAAGTATATGTACAATAATTTTCCTGATGAACTGAGCTATCAGTTTTCAAATTTTCCATTAAAATATAAAATATTTAAAATGTTAAATTTTTCAGAGGAGTTTGTAAAAAAGGATTTTGAAAATAATTTAGAAATGAAGGATAAAGAAGTTTTTGCTGAAAGCTGTGAATATTTTTTGAATTATTTTGAAAATCTGGCGGATGAATACGTACAAAATTATAAGGAATATTGTGATAATTTTTTATTAAAAATCGGCATTTTAATAATTATTAGAAATATTGATAAAAAAAAGAGTGAAGAAATAGAGAAATTAGAAAGTATATTTATAAATTATATTAAAAATAAGATTAATAAATATAATATAAATGAAATATTTAAAAAACATCTAGATAAGGGGAATTTTAGGAGATATTTTGAAAGTGTGGAAGAGCTGTGCTTGGAAAAATCTAGAAAATATATTGAAAAAGTCTTTTTTTGGGTGCTGAAAAAAAATATGTATATATCCAGAGTTATTTCTGAAGGAATTGAACTTTTTATTATGTTTTCTGAAATAGAATTTTCATCAACAAATAATAATTATTATTATAGAAATAAAATATTTGACAATTTAAAAAAAATTTTTAAAAAATATTCATTTTCACATGGACAGAAGCTTTATCTGCTTGTTAATTATGGGACAAATGTTATTTTTTACAACTTTGATTATTCTAAAAAAATGTATGGCTTATTTTTAGATACAATAAAAGAAAATGTTGCGAATACTAGGGTATTTTTGAAGGATAATTTAAAAGAGAAAAAAATAGCATATTTATTTTTACTTCATTTTTTAATAAAATATGATTTGATTACTGAAAAGGAAAAATCTAAATTTCTTACAAAAGCTGAAAATATGCTAATCAGTAATTTAAAAAAATTATTTAAGGCTAAAATATGGAGATGGAAGCCAAAGGAATTTAAAAATCTTGAATTTTTGAAGGAAAGCAATATTAATTGGGAAAATATTCAGGTACAATGTTTTAGAAGCAAGTCAGAAAAGGTATTGACATATAAAGATAAAATAGTTTTTTCATTGCTAAAGTATTCTGAGACATATAAGAAGATTTTTCAGTTTTTTGTAAACGGGATAAAGGAAATAGACTTATTTGAAGATATTATTGAATGGTACAACGTAATTTACGATATAAGTGATTTAAAATTAATATTGGATGAAATGTGGGATTATAATTTATCAATTAATTTTATAAATGAAAAATATTTTGAATATATTGAAAAAACAGGTTTTGATGATGAAAATAATAAAATCTGGATGGAATTTCTGCATAAGCACGAGAAGGAGCTGTACAAGATCTTTGAAAATGATATTAACTCGGCTGAAAGTATTAAAAAATACGTGGAAATTTTATATTTAAAAAATAACAGCTTTGATTATTTTCAGTTGCCGAAATTATTGTTAAAGGCAGATAAGCAGACAGGGCAGCAAATTGAAAAAATTTTAAGAGAAAAAGCTGAAATAAGGGAAGAAGTTGAAAAATTGCTGGAAAAGAAATTCACATTAGCGTCACAGGTTGCCAAAAATTTAATTAAATACTGGGATAATGCAGAAGCGCAACGGGAATTAAAAAACTTGACAGATCCTGAGGAAATTTTTGAATATTCTGAAAATATTTGTCTGGAAAAGCATGAGGAAAATGCCATATTTAGCAATTTAATTGATTATGGGATGGTAAGAATAAGAAAAAGTGAGGAAAAAGTTCCTGAAAAGCTGATGAAATTTTATATTTCAGAATATATTTTGGCAAAAGATATAAAAACTATTGAGGTTTGTAATAAAATTGAGCAGATAGTTGACAAAAGTGATTTGAAAAAGTTTCTTTCAAAGATTTTTGAAAAATGGAAGGAAGAGAGATTTAATCCGAAATACAAGAATATTTTTATTCCTTTAATAATGACGGTTAATATGAAACAGGTTCATAATATGGTAAATATTGTTGACATGATTGTGAGCGAATACAATAAAGTGCCAGTTGCGGCTTACGGAATACGAGTTCTTGCATTAAGAAGCGAAACGAAGGAAATTGGGATACTGCTAAAAGTTTTTTTTAATAACTATAAGGATAAGCGTATAAAAACGGCTGCTGAGCAGTCACTTGACGTGATTGCCAGAAATGCTGGAATTACACGTGATGAATTGGATGATATTTTAGTTCCTGATTTTGGATTCGGGCAGGATAGAATAAGACTTTTTGATTATGGTGAAAGAAAAATTAAGGCAAAACTTGATGTTATGAGCATACCTGCTAAAATTATTGCTTATGATGAAAATGAAAAAATCTTAAAGGGGCTTCCTAAGGCAAGTAAAAAATTTAACGATGTGGAAAGTATAGTTGAAGAATATAGAAGAGAAATAAAGCATATAAGAAAACTGTTGAAGGAAATTACAGTTTCGCAGGCAAACAGTCTTTTAAATGCGTTATTTCTGGAGCGGAAATGGCAAGTAAAAAAATGGATTGAAACTTTTATCCATAATCCAGTTATGCAGACATTTGCCATCCAGCTTATATGGAAGGAAACTGATGAAAATGGCAAATTAATAAAGACGTTCAGATACACAGAAGACGGAACTTTTAAAACGGCTCAAAATCAGGAATGTGTCTTAAATGAAGACAGCTTTGTAAATTTGCTGTACTTTCCTGAACTTTCAGAAGAGGAACAGCAACTTTGGGAAAGAAATCTGGAAAATAATAAGATAAAGCAGCCAATAAAACAGACTAATATTCCTGTTTACAAAATCACAGAAAAAAATCAGGAAAAAATAGAAATTCTGGATTATAATAAAAAGGGATTTTTAGTTAATAAAATGAGAAAAAAAACTGAAAAATTAGGCTTTAAGCTTAGTTATGGAAATAATGGATTGGAATATGGAAGTTATTACTATGATAAGAAAACAAATATAAATATAATGATTTTAACAAATTCATTTTTTCCTGGCGAATACACAAAGACATTACAAATAGAAAAAATAATATTTTTAAAAAACAGCACGTCAATTCAATCTGAAAAATCTTCTGAAAACCGTTATGCAAAATTCTTGAAACTAAAGGAGGTTCCAGAACGTCTATTAAGTTTGGCTTGTTTTATGGCGGAAATTCTCATTAATTAGAATAATAGCTTCGTTTGCATCTGATGGGAACGGGAGCACATAGTGAATTATTTTAAATAAAATAAAAAAAGGAGATAAAATAATGAGCAATAAAAAAAAGGTGCTATTATTTTTGGGAGCAGTTATGTTAATTGCTTTTGGAAATTATACGCAGTTTATGAAGAATAACAAGGGAAAAACGGCAGTTGAAGGGAAAAATAGTGAAAAAGCAACTTCATCTTCTGGAAATAATGCAAATCAGAATGTTCAAAATAATGAAGTCATGGCAGAAGTAAAGTCTGTTCCACAATCCCAGTTACAGCCAGTTCCATCTGAAAAAGCACAAAATAAGTCAAATACTGATACAAATCAGAATATGGCAACTGAAGGCAAGAATAGCGAACGTGCAACGTTGTCAACTGGAAATGATGCAAAGAAAAAAGAAAATCCAAAAAATCAGAAACAGGCTGCAAAACCTGAACAGAAGCAAAAAGATGCTGGAAAATTAAAAATTGAAACAAATAAAAATGTTGAAAATCAATATAAACTTAATAATCCAAAATCAGAAAAGAAAAAAAGTGCAACAGAGGATAAATCAAGCGAAAGCACATCTTCTTCCAGTGAAACAAATTAACAGTTGAATAAGTGCAGGTGGGGAAATATGATGTATAAGGTTCAAGTGCGCTTTTTGTTTCATTCGGATATAAAAATAAAAATACCTGAAATCTATGATGATTCTGTTTTTGACAGGCTGTTTGGAATTTTGGAAGATGTGAATGAAAAGTATAATTCTTATGCCGAAAATTCATACATTGATAAAATAAATAAAAATAGTGGGCATTTTGTAAGAGTGGATGATGAAACTATAAATATTTTGAGTAAAATTATTCATTTGTCAAATGTTATCGGTGGAGAGTACGACATTACAATAATGCCTCTCATAAGGCTTTGGGGATTTTATAAACAAAATCCCATTTTGCCGCCTTTAGAAGAAATAAAAAAAGCTAGAAAACTTGTGGATTATAAAAAAATAATTATTGATAAAAAGAAAAAACGGGTAAAAATTGAAAAAAGCCAGGAAATTATAACAGGTTCATTTATAAAGGCATACGCAATAGAAAAAATAGCTCAGGAAATGAGAAATATTGGGATAAAGGACGCAATTGTCAATGCTGGAGGGAGTAGCATCATTGCCATTGATGAATGGGGAATTATCGTCGAAAATCCTGAAGAGGAAAGGGAAATAATACGAAATGAAAAAGGCATGCCAGTTAAAATAGCGCAGAATAAATATACTGGCGATGATAAATACAATAAATACAATGATTTATTTGAAATAAAAATAAAAAATAAAAGTTATTCAACTTCCAATCAGAAAAACACATATCTTTTGATAAATAACAAAAAATATGGACATATCATAAGCCCCAAAACAGGCTTTCCATCTCAAAATAAGCAAGTTGGAGTAATTACAGAAAATGCCTTTTTTGGTGATATTATTTCGACAGGGCTATATAACCAGACTCCCCATAAATTTTATGAAATTATGGAAAAATTATCTGAGGAAATGGAAATTTCTGGTTTTTTAATTGATAAAGAAGGTAGATTTTTTTATTTTAATATGGAGAAATATTTTTAAAAATTTAAAAAATAACTTTAATATGAAAAGAGAGTGAAGTTAAATGAATAAAACTTTAAGATTATTAATTCCGCAATGGCAAGGTGGAAATCGGGAACAATATTTTTTTGGTGCAAAACTTCTTAATTGGCTGGCACCTGAGTCGGAAGATGAAACTGTGGAAGTTCCAGTGGATAAAGAACCTGCAAACAATGAAATGAAAGATGGGATTGTAGCAAAGGATACTTTGTTAAAGCAATATAAAAAAACATTTGAGATTTTGAATGAAAAGAATCCTGATAAAATTGTGGTTTTTGGTGGAGATTGCAGTGTGGAATTGGCTCCGTTTGGATATTTACTGGAAAAGTATAAAAATGAAAAAACTGCGATTTTGTGGATTGATGCACATCCTGACGTTACTACGACAGCAGATAATTGGAAGAATTTTCATGCAATGGTTTTAGCAAGTCTACTTGGAGGAGCTGATAAGGATATTGACAATTTGGTAACTACGAAAGTAAAACCTGAAAATGTGATATTTGCTGGAATTGATGATTCTCGGGAGTTTGACAGAGTTGTTTACAAGAAGTATAATTTTAAAAATTTTACGACAGAAGAATTTCAAAAAAATGGAGATAAAATTGTGAAAGAGTTGAAAAATCGTGAGATAAAAAATGTGATAGTCCATTTTGACTTGGATGTTTTGGATTTGTATGAATTTAATTCACAGTATTTTGCAGAACCTGAAATATTTGATAAATATAAGCACGAATTTCCTGTCGGGGCTAAAATATCCACTGTTTCAAAATTGATAAATGATGTTAATGATAATTTTAATTTAATTGGGCTTGGAATTACCGAACATTTGCCTTGGGCTGCAATTAAACTAGCAAAATTATTACGGGAATTACCATTAATAAAATAGTGGCTTTATAGAACAAAGAAAATTTTTTAGAGAGGAGAAAAATAAATTGGCAAAAGATGTTTTACATGAATTAAGAGATATAAATTCATTAAAGTCAAGTCGAAATAATGTGGTATTGATATTTTTATGTTTTCTTGTGGGAATTTTTTCAGGAATAATTGTTGGAACTTATACACTTTTATTAAAAAAAATGTCAATATTTCGGGAATTTTTTACAACAAATCTTGAATTTCCAAAAATAGTTATCGGGATCACTATTTTTATCCTGATGGGAATGGCAGTGCAGTTTATGCTGTCAAAATATCCGTTAATCAGCGGGAGTGGAATTCCTCAGGTTAGCGGGCTGCTTACTAAAAAAGTGAAATTCAAATGGTTTGGGGAGCTGCTTACAAAATTTGTGGGAGGAATTTTGGCAATTGGGGCTGGAATGTCTATGGGGCGTGAAGGGCCTTCGGTGCATCTGGGAGCCTTGATTGGTTCTGGAGTGAAGGAAGTTGCAAAGCGTTCAGAAGTGGAAGAAAAATATTTAGTGACATGTGGGGCAAGTGCCGGGATTTCATCAACATTTAACGCACCGCTTGCAGGAGTAATTTTTTCCCTTGAAGAGCTTCACAAATTTTTCTCGCCATTATTATTAATCTGTACTCTTGTGGCAAGTGGAACTTCAAATTTTGTTTCCAGAATGATTTTAGGCTCACAAACTTCCTTTCAATACAATTTTATACTTCCAAAAGACATACCATATTATATATTTGCACTTATAACAGTTATTTTCTGTATTATAATCACAATTACTGGAAAGGCGTTCAGCTATTTTTTGCTGCTTATTCAAAGACGTTACAGAAAAATAAAACTGAATAAATATGTGAAAATGGCGCTATTTATGATAATGGCTTATATTATAGCGGTATTTTTTAGCGATATAACAGGTGGAGGGCATGAGCTTATTGAGGAGATGTTTGGTAAAAATGTGCTTCTTAGAACACTTCTTATAATTTTAGTTCTAAAATTCTTTTATACAATGCTTTGCTATGCAACAGGAGCACCAGGGGGAATTTTCTTGCCGATGCTTGTAATAGGGGCTTTGACAGGAAAAGTATATGGGGTAGTGTTAAGTCAATACTTTGCAATTCCAAATGAAATAATCGTGCATTTTATGCTATTGGGAATGGCGGCTTATTTTACAGCTGTTGTAAGAGCGCCAATCACAGGAATTACATTGATTCTGGAAATGACTGGAAACTTTTCATATTTGTATATGTTAATAATTGTCTGTACAATAACTTATATTTTTACAGAATTACTGAAAATGGAGCCAATTTACGAACGGCTTTATTTCAATATGTTTCACAAACAGATTTTGGCAGAAGATAAAGAAAACAGTGAAAATGAAAAACGTGCCAGAAGACTGGAAATACTTGAAAAATGGTGGAAAAACAAAAAAATTGATATTGGCGTGAAATCAAACAGAAAAAATTTGGAAGACAAGATAGTTACTCTTTTAATTCCAGTGGGCGCAAATTCAGAATTTGACAATAAGACAGT is a window encoding:
- a CDS encoding DUF4132 domain-containing protein; translated protein: MTKNEVIENLVSEVEEESHRNRIKKFLNGETDNFLYITKKNLRFVNNFKMEDFTKNKNFFKTEAGEVLLKYFKYMYNNFPDELSYQFSNFPLKYKIFKMLNFSEEFVKKDFENNLEMKDKEVFAESCEYFLNYFENLADEYVQNYKEYCDNFLLKIGILIIIRNIDKKKSEEIEKLESIFINYIKNKINKYNINEIFKKHLDKGNFRRYFESVEELCLEKSRKYIEKVFFWVLKKNMYISRVISEGIELFIMFSEIEFSSTNNNYYYRNKIFDNLKKIFKKYSFSHGQKLYLLVNYGTNVIFYNFDYSKKMYGLFLDTIKENVANTRVFLKDNLKEKKIAYLFLLHFLIKYDLITEKEKSKFLTKAENMLISNLKKLFKAKIWRWKPKEFKNLEFLKESNINWENIQVQCFRSKSEKVLTYKDKIVFSLLKYSETYKKIFQFFVNGIKEIDLFEDIIEWYNVIYDISDLKLILDEMWDYNLSINFINEKYFEYIEKTGFDDENNKIWMEFLHKHEKELYKIFENDINSAESIKKYVEILYLKNNSFDYFQLPKLLLKADKQTGQQIEKILREKAEIREEVEKLLEKKFTLASQVAKNLIKYWDNAEAQRELKNLTDPEEIFEYSENICLEKHEENAIFSNLIDYGMVRIRKSEEKVPEKLMKFYISEYILAKDIKTIEVCNKIEQIVDKSDLKKFLSKIFEKWKEERFNPKYKNIFIPLIMTVNMKQVHNMVNIVDMIVSEYNKVPVAAYGIRVLALRSETKEIGILLKVFFNNYKDKRIKTAAEQSLDVIARNAGITRDELDDILVPDFGFGQDRIRLFDYGERKIKAKLDVMSIPAKIIAYDENEKILKGLPKASKKFNDVESIVEEYRREIKHIRKLLKEITVSQANSLLNALFLERKWQVKKWIETFIHNPVMQTFAIQLIWKETDENGKLIKTFRYTEDGTFKTAQNQECVLNEDSFVNLLYFPELSEEEQQLWERNLENNKIKQPIKQTNIPVYKITEKNQEKIEILDYNKKGFLVNKMRKKTEKLGFKLSYGNNGLEYGSYYYDKKTNINIMILTNSFFPGEYTKTLQIEKIIFLKNSTSIQSEKSSENRYAKFLKLKEVPERLLSLACFMAEILIN
- a CDS encoding FAD:protein FMN transferase, whose protein sequence is MMYKVQVRFLFHSDIKIKIPEIYDDSVFDRLFGILEDVNEKYNSYAENSYIDKINKNSGHFVRVDDETINILSKIIHLSNVIGGEYDITIMPLIRLWGFYKQNPILPPLEEIKKARKLVDYKKIIIDKKKKRVKIEKSQEIITGSFIKAYAIEKIAQEMRNIGIKDAIVNAGGSSIIAIDEWGIIVENPEEEREIIRNEKGMPVKIAQNKYTGDDKYNKYNDLFEIKIKNKSYSTSNQKNTYLLINNKKYGHIISPKTGFPSQNKQVGVITENAFFGDIISTGLYNQTPHKFYEIMEKLSEEMEISGFLIDKEGRFFYFNMEKYF
- a CDS encoding arginase family protein, whose amino-acid sequence is MNKTLRLLIPQWQGGNREQYFFGAKLLNWLAPESEDETVEVPVDKEPANNEMKDGIVAKDTLLKQYKKTFEILNEKNPDKIVVFGGDCSVELAPFGYLLEKYKNEKTAILWIDAHPDVTTTADNWKNFHAMVLASLLGGADKDIDNLVTTKVKPENVIFAGIDDSREFDRVVYKKYNFKNFTTEEFQKNGDKIVKELKNREIKNVIVHFDLDVLDLYEFNSQYFAEPEIFDKYKHEFPVGAKISTVSKLINDVNDNFNLIGLGITEHLPWAAIKLAKLLRELPLIK
- a CDS encoding ClC family H(+)/Cl(-) exchange transporter, with translation MAKDVLHELRDINSLKSSRNNVVLIFLCFLVGIFSGIIVGTYTLLLKKMSIFREFFTTNLEFPKIVIGITIFILMGMAVQFMLSKYPLISGSGIPQVSGLLTKKVKFKWFGELLTKFVGGILAIGAGMSMGREGPSVHLGALIGSGVKEVAKRSEVEEKYLVTCGASAGISSTFNAPLAGVIFSLEELHKFFSPLLLICTLVASGTSNFVSRMILGSQTSFQYNFILPKDIPYYIFALITVIFCIIITITGKAFSYFLLLIQRRYRKIKLNKYVKMALFMIMAYIIAVFFSDITGGGHELIEEMFGKNVLLRTLLIILVLKFFYTMLCYATGAPGGIFLPMLVIGALTGKVYGVVLSQYFAIPNEIIVHFMLLGMAAYFTAVVRAPITGITLILEMTGNFSYLYMLIIVCTITYIFTELLKMEPIYERLYFNMFHKQILAEDKENSENEKRARRLEILEKWWKNKKIDIGVKSNRKNLEDKIVTLLIPVGANSEFDNKTVKELHLPEKLLIVSVRKAGKDSIARGDTLIQSGSQLVIITDYTTAQKYAGELKEKGMKIVE